A window of Diabrotica virgifera virgifera chromosome 9, PGI_DIABVI_V3a contains these coding sequences:
- the LOC126891648 gene encoding general transcription factor II-I repeat domain-containing protein 2A-like, whose protein sequence is MLNLSLQGRNQTVSDLIGMINGFRNKLKVFKRALEKNNLTHFPSCLQIAEEFNGEENIEFSSCISQIEQVIDEFNTRFEEIESLKSSVLLYNNPLGATIDDQPPNLQLELCDLQADMFLITRQEKGPEFFKLLSKAKFPNLRDFGLKMTSMFGSTYTCESAFSSMKYIKNKNRSNLTDSSLRHLMRLSTTELEVDISSLVDEADRPH, encoded by the coding sequence ATGTTAAACTTGAGTCTTCAAGGAAGAAACCAGACGGTTTCAGATTTGATCGGAATGATAAACGGATTCCGGAATAAGCTTAAAGTGTTTAAACGTGCTTTGGAAAAGAACAACCTGACACACTTCCCTAGCTGTCTGCAAATAGCAGAAGAATTCAACGGTGaggaaaatattgagttttcatcCTGCATTTCACAAATTGAACAAGTTATTGATGAATTCAATACaagatttgaagaaattgaaagtCTCAAAAGCAGTGTACTACTTTATAATAACCCTCTTGGAGCAACCATTGATGATCAACCACCCAACTTACAGCTTGAGTTATGTGATCTTCAAGCAGACATGTTCCTAATCACCAGACAAGAAAAGGGACCTGAATTTTTCAAATTACTGTCAAAGGCGAAATTCCCAAACCTGCGAGATTTTGGACTGAAAATGACGTCAATGTTCGGAAGCACATATACATGtgaaagtgccttttcctccatgaaatacataaaaaacaaaaacagaagcaACCTTACCGATTCTTCCTTACGTCATCTTATGAGACTGTCTACAACTGAACTGGAGGTGGACATTTCTTCATTGGTGGATGAAGCCGATCGACCACACTAA